In Pungitius pungitius chromosome 2, fPunPun2.1, whole genome shotgun sequence, a single window of DNA contains:
- the tfec gene encoding transcription factor EC isoform X1, protein MFQSCSGPDNQWVISQEDDGYGFYGSQQLPERWPQFFSPRPSGTVHHGGACTTAHVPVWCQSQNMWKVQSHLENSKFHLHQTQNQQVKQYLTLGSKLASSAGQGHAVLHPHASGQPLATVPIMRNGHMPPVSDGSNPNSPVTLLSMASHDSEFPMDEVIDDLISLESGFNDGGLDCMEPNLMMQNNVSLSGSMLDVYGGEPVHDTRVMAKERQKKDNHNLIERRRRYNINYRIKELGTLIPKSNDPDMRWNKGTILKASVEYIRWLQKEQQHARELESRQKKLEQANRRLLLRIQELEIQARAHGLPNMTSALGAAEPSSQLLKQPQQLQSSPQAQQTQQPPLYQEDPNGDYLQRIAGVPPSLPAGGGGAHDHIPGADGCTTFSDPLSHFTDFFSATLKEEHRLDEILMDDPLSPFGADPLLSAGSPEAASKDSSRRSSFSSDESDNDL, encoded by the exons ATGTTCCAGTCGTGCTCAGGCCCAGACAACCAGTGGGTGATCAGTCAGGAGGATGACGGATACGGCTTTTACGGTTCCCAACAACTTCCAGAGAGATGGCCTCAGTTCTTCTCGCCTCGACCCAGTGGCACCGTTCATCATGGCGGAGCCTGCACCACAGCGCACGTCCCTGTTTGGTGCCAATCCCAAAACATGTGGAAG gtACAGAGCCACCTGGAGAACTCCAAGTTCCACCTCCATCAGACCCAGAATCAGCAGGTCAAGCAGTACCTGACCCTCGGCTCCAAACTGGCCTCTTCGGCCGGGCAGGGCCACGCCGTTCTGCATCCGCACGCCTCCGGCCAGCCGCTGGCCACCGTGCCGATCATGAGGAACGGGCACATGCCTCCGGTCAGCGACGGCAGTAACCCCAACAGCCCCGTCACCCTGCTCAGCATGGCCAGCCACGACAGCGAG ttcCCAATGGATGAGGTTATTGATGACCTGATTAGTCTTGAATCCGGTTTCAATGACGGAGGCTTGGATTGCATGGAGCCTAACCTCATGATGCAAAACAAT GTGTCCCTCAGTGGCAGCATGCTGGATGTCTATGGGGGTGAGCCAG TGCATGACACAAGAGTGATGgccaaagagagacagaaaaaagacaACCACAATCTGA TTGAAAGAAGGCGAAGATACAACATCAACTACAGGATTAAGGAACTGGGGACGCTCATACCTAAGTCGAATGACCC GGACATGCGCTGGAACAAAGGCACTATCCTGAAGGCCTCGGTGGAGTACATAAGGTGGCtgcagaaggagcagcagcatgCTCGGGAGCTGGAGAGCCGTCAGAAAAAGCTGGAGCAAGCAAACAGGAGACTTCTGCTGAGGatccag GAGCTTGAGATCCAGGCACGAGCACACGGCCTCCCGAACATGACCTCCGCCCTGGGGGCCGCAGAACCGAGCTCCCAGCTCCTCAAACAACCGCAGCAGCTCCAGTCGTCTCCCCAGGCCCAGCAGACCCAGCAGCCGCCCCTCTACCAGGAGGACCCCAACGGGGACTACCTCCAGAGGATCGCCGGCGTGCCGCCGTCCCTCcccgccggcggcggcggggcgcaCGACCACATCCCCGGCGCCGACGGCTGCACCACCTTCTCCGACCCGCTGTCCCACTTCACAGACTTCTTCAGCGCGACCCTCAAGGAGGAGCACCGGCTGGACGAGATCCTGATGGACGACCCGCTGTCGCCGTTTGGCGCCGACCCGCTGCTCTCGGCCGGCTCGCCCGAGGCCGCGTCCAAGGACAGCAGCCGCAGGAGCAGCTTCAGCTCGGACGAGAGCGACAACGACCTAtaa
- the tfec gene encoding transcription factor EC isoform X3, whose protein sequence is MSRCCVVKVTTLTEIQLLQVQSHLENSKFHLHQTQNQQVKQYLTLGSKLASSAGQGHAVLHPHASGQPLATVPIMRNGHMPPVSDGSNPNSPVTLLSMASHDSEFPMDEVIDDLISLESGFNDGGLDCMEPNLMMQNNVSLSGSMLDVYGGEPVHDTRVMAKERQKKDNHNLIERRRRYNINYRIKELGTLIPKSNDPDMRWNKGTILKASVEYIRWLQKEQQHARELESRQKKLEQANRRLLLRIQELEIQARAHGLPNMTSALGAAEPSSQLLKQPQQLQSSPQAQQTQQPPLYQEDPNGDYLQRIAGVPPSLPAGGGGAHDHIPGADGCTTFSDPLSHFTDFFSATLKEEHRLDEILMDDPLSPFGADPLLSAGSPEAASKDSSRRSSFSSDESDNDL, encoded by the exons ATGAGTCGCTGTTGCGTGGTCAAAGTGACCACCTTGACAGAGATCCAACTTCTACAG gtACAGAGCCACCTGGAGAACTCCAAGTTCCACCTCCATCAGACCCAGAATCAGCAGGTCAAGCAGTACCTGACCCTCGGCTCCAAACTGGCCTCTTCGGCCGGGCAGGGCCACGCCGTTCTGCATCCGCACGCCTCCGGCCAGCCGCTGGCCACCGTGCCGATCATGAGGAACGGGCACATGCCTCCGGTCAGCGACGGCAGTAACCCCAACAGCCCCGTCACCCTGCTCAGCATGGCCAGCCACGACAGCGAG ttcCCAATGGATGAGGTTATTGATGACCTGATTAGTCTTGAATCCGGTTTCAATGACGGAGGCTTGGATTGCATGGAGCCTAACCTCATGATGCAAAACAAT GTGTCCCTCAGTGGCAGCATGCTGGATGTCTATGGGGGTGAGCCAG TGCATGACACAAGAGTGATGgccaaagagagacagaaaaaagacaACCACAATCTGA TTGAAAGAAGGCGAAGATACAACATCAACTACAGGATTAAGGAACTGGGGACGCTCATACCTAAGTCGAATGACCC GGACATGCGCTGGAACAAAGGCACTATCCTGAAGGCCTCGGTGGAGTACATAAGGTGGCtgcagaaggagcagcagcatgCTCGGGAGCTGGAGAGCCGTCAGAAAAAGCTGGAGCAAGCAAACAGGAGACTTCTGCTGAGGatccag GAGCTTGAGATCCAGGCACGAGCACACGGCCTCCCGAACATGACCTCCGCCCTGGGGGCCGCAGAACCGAGCTCCCAGCTCCTCAAACAACCGCAGCAGCTCCAGTCGTCTCCCCAGGCCCAGCAGACCCAGCAGCCGCCCCTCTACCAGGAGGACCCCAACGGGGACTACCTCCAGAGGATCGCCGGCGTGCCGCCGTCCCTCcccgccggcggcggcggggcgcaCGACCACATCCCCGGCGCCGACGGCTGCACCACCTTCTCCGACCCGCTGTCCCACTTCACAGACTTCTTCAGCGCGACCCTCAAGGAGGAGCACCGGCTGGACGAGATCCTGATGGACGACCCGCTGTCGCCGTTTGGCGCCGACCCGCTGCTCTCGGCCGGCTCGCCCGAGGCCGCGTCCAAGGACAGCAGCCGCAGGAGCAGCTTCAGCTCGGACGAGAGCGACAACGACCTAtaa
- the tfec gene encoding transcription factor EC isoform X2, translated as MPHLTGCSYYTMRDATRASNVQSHLENSKFHLHQTQNQQVKQYLTLGSKLASSAGQGHAVLHPHASGQPLATVPIMRNGHMPPVSDGSNPNSPVTLLSMASHDSEFPMDEVIDDLISLESGFNDGGLDCMEPNLMMQNNVSLSGSMLDVYGGEPVHDTRVMAKERQKKDNHNLIERRRRYNINYRIKELGTLIPKSNDPDMRWNKGTILKASVEYIRWLQKEQQHARELESRQKKLEQANRRLLLRIQELEIQARAHGLPNMTSALGAAEPSSQLLKQPQQLQSSPQAQQTQQPPLYQEDPNGDYLQRIAGVPPSLPAGGGGAHDHIPGADGCTTFSDPLSHFTDFFSATLKEEHRLDEILMDDPLSPFGADPLLSAGSPEAASKDSSRRSSFSSDESDNDL; from the exons ATGCCACACTTAACTGGCTGCAGTTACTACACAATGCGGGATGCAACCAGAGCTTCAAAT gtACAGAGCCACCTGGAGAACTCCAAGTTCCACCTCCATCAGACCCAGAATCAGCAGGTCAAGCAGTACCTGACCCTCGGCTCCAAACTGGCCTCTTCGGCCGGGCAGGGCCACGCCGTTCTGCATCCGCACGCCTCCGGCCAGCCGCTGGCCACCGTGCCGATCATGAGGAACGGGCACATGCCTCCGGTCAGCGACGGCAGTAACCCCAACAGCCCCGTCACCCTGCTCAGCATGGCCAGCCACGACAGCGAG ttcCCAATGGATGAGGTTATTGATGACCTGATTAGTCTTGAATCCGGTTTCAATGACGGAGGCTTGGATTGCATGGAGCCTAACCTCATGATGCAAAACAAT GTGTCCCTCAGTGGCAGCATGCTGGATGTCTATGGGGGTGAGCCAG TGCATGACACAAGAGTGATGgccaaagagagacagaaaaaagacaACCACAATCTGA TTGAAAGAAGGCGAAGATACAACATCAACTACAGGATTAAGGAACTGGGGACGCTCATACCTAAGTCGAATGACCC GGACATGCGCTGGAACAAAGGCACTATCCTGAAGGCCTCGGTGGAGTACATAAGGTGGCtgcagaaggagcagcagcatgCTCGGGAGCTGGAGAGCCGTCAGAAAAAGCTGGAGCAAGCAAACAGGAGACTTCTGCTGAGGatccag GAGCTTGAGATCCAGGCACGAGCACACGGCCTCCCGAACATGACCTCCGCCCTGGGGGCCGCAGAACCGAGCTCCCAGCTCCTCAAACAACCGCAGCAGCTCCAGTCGTCTCCCCAGGCCCAGCAGACCCAGCAGCCGCCCCTCTACCAGGAGGACCCCAACGGGGACTACCTCCAGAGGATCGCCGGCGTGCCGCCGTCCCTCcccgccggcggcggcggggcgcaCGACCACATCCCCGGCGCCGACGGCTGCACCACCTTCTCCGACCCGCTGTCCCACTTCACAGACTTCTTCAGCGCGACCCTCAAGGAGGAGCACCGGCTGGACGAGATCCTGATGGACGACCCGCTGTCGCCGTTTGGCGCCGACCCGCTGCTCTCGGCCGGCTCGCCCGAGGCCGCGTCCAAGGACAGCAGCCGCAGGAGCAGCTTCAGCTCGGACGAGAGCGACAACGACCTAtaa
- the tfec gene encoding transcription factor EC isoform X4, with amino-acid sequence MRNGHMPPVSDGSNPNSPVTLLSMASHDSEFPMDEVIDDLISLESGFNDGGLDCMEPNLMMQNNVSLSGSMLDVYGGEPVHDTRVMAKERQKKDNHNLIERRRRYNINYRIKELGTLIPKSNDPDMRWNKGTILKASVEYIRWLQKEQQHARELESRQKKLEQANRRLLLRIQELEIQARAHGLPNMTSALGAAEPSSQLLKQPQQLQSSPQAQQTQQPPLYQEDPNGDYLQRIAGVPPSLPAGGGGAHDHIPGADGCTTFSDPLSHFTDFFSATLKEEHRLDEILMDDPLSPFGADPLLSAGSPEAASKDSSRRSSFSSDESDNDL; translated from the exons ATGAGGAACGGGCACATGCCTCCGGTCAGCGACGGCAGTAACCCCAACAGCCCCGTCACCCTGCTCAGCATGGCCAGCCACGACAGCGAG ttcCCAATGGATGAGGTTATTGATGACCTGATTAGTCTTGAATCCGGTTTCAATGACGGAGGCTTGGATTGCATGGAGCCTAACCTCATGATGCAAAACAAT GTGTCCCTCAGTGGCAGCATGCTGGATGTCTATGGGGGTGAGCCAG TGCATGACACAAGAGTGATGgccaaagagagacagaaaaaagacaACCACAATCTGA TTGAAAGAAGGCGAAGATACAACATCAACTACAGGATTAAGGAACTGGGGACGCTCATACCTAAGTCGAATGACCC GGACATGCGCTGGAACAAAGGCACTATCCTGAAGGCCTCGGTGGAGTACATAAGGTGGCtgcagaaggagcagcagcatgCTCGGGAGCTGGAGAGCCGTCAGAAAAAGCTGGAGCAAGCAAACAGGAGACTTCTGCTGAGGatccag GAGCTTGAGATCCAGGCACGAGCACACGGCCTCCCGAACATGACCTCCGCCCTGGGGGCCGCAGAACCGAGCTCCCAGCTCCTCAAACAACCGCAGCAGCTCCAGTCGTCTCCCCAGGCCCAGCAGACCCAGCAGCCGCCCCTCTACCAGGAGGACCCCAACGGGGACTACCTCCAGAGGATCGCCGGCGTGCCGCCGTCCCTCcccgccggcggcggcggggcgcaCGACCACATCCCCGGCGCCGACGGCTGCACCACCTTCTCCGACCCGCTGTCCCACTTCACAGACTTCTTCAGCGCGACCCTCAAGGAGGAGCACCGGCTGGACGAGATCCTGATGGACGACCCGCTGTCGCCGTTTGGCGCCGACCCGCTGCTCTCGGCCGGCTCGCCCGAGGCCGCGTCCAAGGACAGCAGCCGCAGGAGCAGCTTCAGCTCGGACGAGAGCGACAACGACCTAtaa